One window of Nicotiana tomentosiformis chromosome 11, ASM39032v3, whole genome shotgun sequence genomic DNA carries:
- the LOC138901526 gene encoding uncharacterized protein, translating to MKRNVTDFVARCLNCQQVKAEHKRHGGLAQNIEIPMWKWEMINMYFVVGLTRTPHFKGSWDDHLPLVEFSYNNSYHASIEMAPLEALYGRICRSPIGWFEIGEAELIGPDLVHHAMEKVKMIKERLKTAQSRQKSYSDKVVGDPTFIVPVETIEVNEGLTHEEIPVSIIDRWLGPIAEDTLPKYLNNLGVSQILGLKEVEMLEEYPSSIRSQE from the exons atgaagaggaatgtgacggactttgtggcaagatgtctgaattgtcagcaagtgaaggccgaacacaaAAGGcatggtgggttggcacagaacatagaaattccaatgtggaagtgggaaatgattaatatgtacTTTGTCGTAGGATTAACtcgtactcctc acttcaaaggtagttgggatgatcatttaccactcgtagaattttcctacaacaacagttatcatgctagcattgaAATGGCACCgctcgaggctttatatggaaggatatgtagatctcccattgggtggttcgaaattggggaagcagagttgatagggccagacctcgtacaTCATGCTATGGAAAAAGTGAAAAtgattaaggagcggttgaagactgctcagagtcgtcagaagtcctattcggat aaagtagttggagacccgacattcattgttccggttgagactattgaggttaatgaaggaTTGACtcatgaagagattccagtttctattattgatcg gtggttaggcccaattgcagAGGACACTCTTCCGAAATATCTGAACAatttgggagttagccaaattttgggccttaaggaagttgaaatgttggaagaatatCCAAGCTCTATACGAAGTCAAGAATAA